The nucleotide sequence GCTGGATTGAATGGCAATAACTGGCGTTTAAAAGATTACGAAAGCCGCGGTGGCTATCAACAATTGCGTCGTTTAATTAATGACAAGGTTACTCCGGATTCCATCATCGCTGAGTTAAAGGCTTCTTCTTTGCGTGGCCGTGGGGGCGCTGGCTTCCCAACAGGATTGAAGTGGAGTTTTATGCCACGTCAGTTCCCCGGTCAAAAATATTTGGTGTGCAATAGCGACGAAGGCGAACCGGGCACATTTAAAGACCGCGACATCATGCGTTACAACCCACATGCCTTGATTGAAGGCATGATTATTGGTGCATACACCATGGGTATTAGCGCGGGTTACAACTATATTCATGGTGAAATCTGGGAAGTGTACTCACGCTTTGAAGAGGCTTTGGAAGAGGCCCGCGCTGCTGGATATCTAGGTGACAAAATTTTAGGTAGTGATTTCTCCTTCCAATTGCATGCGGCGCCAGGTTGGGGTGCATACATTTGTGGTGAAGAAACTGCGTTGCTCGAATCCCTGGAAGGTAAAAAGGGGCAGCCACGCTTTAAGCCACCATTCCCTGCAAGCTTTGGTTTGTATGGCAAGCCAACAACAATTAACAATACTGAGACCTTCGCAGCGGTGCCATTCATTTTGGCAATTGGCGGTCAGGCCTATTTGGATCTTGGTAAACCAAACAATGGCGGCACAAAGATTTTCTCTGTGTCTGGTGACGTAGCCCACCCTGGAAACTATGAAATTCCATTAGGCACACCTTTTGCCGAACTCTTGAAGTTGGCAGGTGGAATGCGTGATGGCAAAGCAATTAAAGCCGTTATTCCAGGCGGTTCATCTGCTCCGGTTATTCCTGGTGCGCAAATGATGGATCTAACAATGGATTACGACTGCATCGCTAAAGCTGGTTCGATGTTGGGATCCGGCGCTGTGATTGTGATGAATGAGACTCGTTGTATGGTGCGCGCATTAGAGCGCTTGTCTTATTTCTATCATGAAGAATCATGTGGCCAGTGCACACCATGTCGCGAAGGTACAGGCTGGTTATGGCGCATTGTTCATCGCATTGAACATGGTCTAGGCCGACCAGAGGATCTAGATTTGTTAAATGACGTTGCTGCAAATATTCAGGGGCGCACGATTTGTGCATTGGGTGACGCTGCCGCTATGCCAGTACGTGGCATGTTGAAGCATTACATGGATGAATTTGCGTATCACGTTGAACATAAGCGCTGCTTAGATTCTGCGAAACCTTTATAAGTTATTGAGTACGGGACACCTAAAAGTGAGCATGGTTGAAATCGAATTAGATGGTAAGACGGTAGAAGTTCCGCAAGGTTCGATGGTGATGCACGCCGCGAACAAGCTAGGGACGTATGTACCGCATTTCTGCTATCACAAGAAGCTATCAATTGCTGCTAACTGCCGTATGTGCTTGGTGGAAGTAGAGAAGGCTCCAAAGCCATTGCCTGCTTGCGCAACACCAGTGACCCAAGGTATGAAGGTATTCACGCACTCCGCAAAGGCGGTGGAGGCGCAGCGCTCAGTAATGGAGTTCTTGCTTATTAACCATCCACTGGATTGCCCAATTTGCGACCAAGGTGGTGAATGTCAACTTCAGGATTTAGCAGTTGGTTATGGCAAATCCAATTCACGCTATGAAGAAGAAAAGCGTGTGGTATTTCATAAGAATGTGGGCCCACTCATCTCCATGCAGGAGATGAGTCGTTGTATTCACTGTACTCGTTGCGTACGCTTTGGTCAGGAAGTTGCTGGCGTCATGGAGCTTGGCATGATCAATCGTGGCGAGCATTCAGAGATCACAACATTTGTTGGTCAAACTGTGGATTCAGAGCTTTCTGGAAATATGATCGACTTATGCCCAGTTGGCGCTTTAACAAGCAAGCCGTTCCGCTATGAGGCTCGTACTTGGGAATTGGGGCGTAAGCGTTCTGTAAGCCCACACGATAGCCTTGGCGCAAACACTACAGTTCAGACTAAAAATAACAAAGTAATGCGTGTTGTTGCTTTAGAAAATGAAGCAATCAACGAGTGCTGGATTAGCGATCGCGATCGTTTTTCTTATGAAGGACTCAATAGCGCTGATCGTGTGACTACGCCAATGGTCAAGCAGGGTGGACAGTGGCTAGAAACTGATTGGCAGTCTGCATTAGATTACGTGGCCCACTCTTTAAAGACCATTTCCTCTGAAAGTGGTACTCAATCGATTGGTGCCTTGGCTCATCCAATTTCAAGCACGGAAGAATTGCATCTCCTACAAAAGATAGTGCGTGGATTGGGTTCCAACCAAGTTGAAACTCGCCTACGTCAAACTAACATTGCTGGCGCAGCTTCTGCTCCTTGGTTGGGTATGCCTGTAGCCAAGTTAGGCGAGCTGGATCGTGCGCTAATCATCGGCAGTTTCTTGCGTAAGGATCAGCCCATTATTGCTGCCCGACTTCGTACTGCTGCTAAGCGTGGATTGCAGGTTTCACGCATCGATGCAGGTGGTGATGACTGGTTAATTCCAGCAAATAGTGTTGTTACTGCCCCTAGCTCTTGGTTAAATTCCTTGGCTGAAGTAGCTCAAGCTATCGCAAAGGCAAAGTCTGTTTCAGTTCCCGCTGGAACACCTTCAGTAACCATTTCAGCCGCGGCGCAAAAGATTGCTGATAGCTTGCTGTCTGGAACAAATACCGCAGTATTGCTTGGCTCGGCTGCAACAGCTCACCCACAATCTTCCGATCTGCATGTGCTTGGACAATTTATTGCTACACAGACCGATGCCACTTTAGGTTTCTTGCCTGAGGGTGGGAATGCGGTTGGCGCTTCATTGGTAAACGCTAATGGTGCTGGAGTTGATTCTGTATTATCGGGTGAGCGTCGCGCAGTGTTGTTAATGAATATCGAGCCTGATGCTGATTTGCCAAATCCAGATAAGGCACGTACTGCATTAGCAAAGTCAAATACAGTCATTGCATTAACTCCGTTTAAGTCTGCAGACTTAATGGAAGTGGCCGATGTCATTTTGCCGATTACTCCATTTACTGAGACAGTTTCTACATTTGTAAACGCTGAAGGTAGAGCACAGACTATTCAGCCTTCAGTAAAACCTTTAGGCGAATCACGCCCGGCATGGAAAGTATTGCGTGTGCTTGGCGGCTTGTTAGATCTTGATGGATTCCTCTACAACTTACCAGAAGAAGTTTTAGGTGAGGCATTAGGCGACAACTACTGCACTCGCTTAAATAATCAAAGTTCTAGCAATTCAGTTTCTGCAGTTGCACAAAGCTCTGGATTAGAGCGTTTGACCGATGTCAACATCTATGCAGGTGATCTCATTGTTCGTCGCGCGGCAGCTCTGCAGTTAACCAAAGATGCTAAGCGCGGTAATCAAGTTGGCTTGGGTCAGAAACTATTTGAAGAATTGAACCTCAAAGAGGGTGACGCTGTGCGCGTGTCACAGGGAACTGCCTCTGTTGATATGCCGGCGACGCTAGAGGCAAATTTAGCTGCAAATACTGTTCGAGTTTCAGCGGGCACAGCTGCCAGCTCAAAATTGGGATCTATGTTTGGTCCTGTAACCGTAACTAAGGCATAAGGAACAAGATGGAAAATTTCTTAGACCTCGTTACAACTCAAGGTGAAGCTATTTTTGGGTCACTATGGCCATTAGTTTGGGCTTTAGTTCGCATCGTCATCATCGTTCTACCAATGTTTGGATGTGTTGCCTATCTAACTTTGTGGGAGCGTAAATTAATTGGCTGGATGCACATTCGTCTTGGACCAAACCGTGTTGGCCCTTTAGGTTTGTTGCAGCCAATTGCTGATGCATTAAAGCTATTGATGAAGGAGATTATTTCTCCTGCTCAAGCCAGTAAGGTTTTGTATTTCATCGCACCCGTTATGGTTATTGCGCCAGCTTTCGCAGCATGGGCGGTAATTCCTTTCCAAGCGAAGATGATGTTGGCGGACGTCAATGCTGGACTTTTATACATCATGGCGATTTCCTCTATCGGTGTATATGGTGTCATCTTGGCTGGTTGGTCATCTAACTCGAAGTATCCATTCCTTGGTGCAATGCGTGCATCAGCGCAAATGATTTCATATGAAATCGCCATGGGCTTTGCATTAGTGACGGTGTTATTGACATCCGGCTCTTTAAATTTAAGCGCTATTGTTGAATCTCAAGAGCATGGCTACTTTGCTCATATGGGTCTTAATTTCTTGTCATGGAATTGGTTGCCATTACTGCCAATGTTCTTGATTTACTTCATTTCTGGTGTTGCCGAAACCAATCGTCATCCATTTGACGTGGTTGAGGGTGAGTCAGAAATTGTTGCTGGCCATATGGTTGAGTACTCTGGTATGTCTTTTGCCATGTTCTTCCTAGCTGAATATGCCAACATGATTTTGATTGCCGCTGTTGCATCCATCATGTTCTTGGGTGGGTGGTTGCCGATAGTTGATTTGCCAATTCTGCGAGATATACCAGGCTTTTTCTGGCTGTTTGGCAAAACTTTCTTCTTGTTGTCTTGTGTTATTTGGCTGCGTGCTACATTGCCACGCTATCGCTATGACCAAATTATGCGTTTAGGCTGGAAGATCTTCATTCCAATCTCAGTATTCTGGGTAGTGGTTATCGGTGCATGGGTGGTATCCCCATGGAATATTTGGAAATAAGTTGATCAATCATGTTTAAGAAAATTTCCCAATTCCTCGATAGCTTGATGTTGAAAGACATCCTAACCGGCATGTCAATTACCGGTCGTTATCTCTTTAAACCAAAAATTACTGTTCAATACCCAGACGAAAAGACTCCATTGTCAAATCGTTTCCGCGGACTGCATGCATTGCGTCGCTACGAAAATGGTGAGGAGCGTTGCATTGGTTGCAAATTATGTGAAGCAGTCTGCCCAGCCTATGCAATTACGATCGAGACGGCGGAGCGTGATGATGGAACCCGTCGTACTACACGCTATGACATCGATTTAACTAAGTGTATTTTCTGTGGATTCTGTGAAGAGGCTTGCCCAGTAGACGCAATTGTTGAGACCAATATTTTTGAATATTTTGGCGATAAGCGTGGTGACTTGTACTTCACCAAAGAGATGCTTTTGGCTGTAGGCGATAAGTATGAAAAAGATATTGCCGCTAACCGCGCTATTGATGCGCCTTATCGTTAATCGAATCGAGCAAAAGACACTATGACATTCGATCCATCCACTTTATTTGCCATGTTTTTTTATGGCTTTGCTGGTTTGCTAGTGATTTCTGCCTTGCGCGTGATTACAGCTCGCAATCCTGTTCACGCTGCCTTATTTTTAGTTCTAGCATTTTTCTGCGCCTCTGGAATCTGGATGTTGCTTAAGGCTGAGTTTTTGAGCCTAGCATTAATTTTGGTTTATGTTGGTGCGGTAATGGTTTTGTTCCTCTTCGTTGTGATGATGTTGGACCTGGATTTAGAGCATTTACGTCGTGACTTCAAAAAATTCCTTCCTATCGCATTCTTGATGGGTGCCGTGATTGTTCTTGAGCTATCTATCGTCATCATCAGAAGTTTCATCGGTACTAATGCGCCAGTTCAGTTGATGCCCGAAGAAGTAATGGCAAGCAATACACAAGCTCTGGGTATGTTGATTTTTGGTGACTACGTATATGCGTTTGAGGTTGCTGGCGTTATTTTGTTAGTGGCTATCATCGCTGCAGTTGCTCTGACTTTGCGTAATCGTAAAGATTCGAAGTCACAAAACATTCATGATCAGGTAAATGTAGTTGCTGCAGACCGTATGAAAATCGTCAAGATGGATGCCGATATGAATGCTAAGCAAGATGCTAGAGGAGAAAAGAAATGACGATTACTCTAGCTCATTATTTGGTGTTGAGCGCCATTCTGTTTGCCACCAGTGTGATTGGTATTTTCTTAAATCGTAAGAATGTGATCGTATTGCTAATGGCAATTGAGCTGATGTTGTTATCAGTCAACATGAATTTTGTAGCCTTTTCTCACTATTTGGGAGATATGGCTGGTCAGGTATTCGTATTCTTTATTTTGACTGTGGCTGCTGCTGAAGCGGCGATCGGCTTAGCAATCTTAGTTGTGCTCTTCCGTAAGGTTGACACAATTAATGCTGAAGATCTAGACCACTTAAAAGGCTAGTCATGCAATTAACCTTAACGATTCCTGTTCTCTGCGCAATTCCATTGGCGCCATTATTTGGCTCCATGATTGCTGGTTTCTTTGGCACTAAATTAGGCGGCAACCGAATTGGTCATGGCGCTTGCCAGTTTGTAACAATTTTGGGTGTGGCGATTGCTTTCGCCTTGTCATGCAATGTATTAGCTCAGGTGATGGACGGCTTTTATTTCAATGGCACTGTTTATCACTGGATGCAGTTAGGCGAACTTAATTTAGATATTGGTTTCTTAATTGATCCATTGACGGCAACCATGATGTGCGTAGTGACATTCGTATCATTAATGGTGCATGTCTACACAATTGGTTACATGCATGGCGAAGAAGGGTACAACCGTTTCTTCTCATATATTTCCTTATTCACCTTCGCCATGTTGATGCTGGTGATGAGCAATAATTTATTGCAACTCTTCTTCGGATGGGAAGCGGTGGGTGTCGTTTCCTATTTATTGATTGGCTTTTACTTCGAGCGTCAGTCTGCTGTTTTTGCAAACATGAAGGCTTTCTTGGTCAATCGTGTTGGCGACTTTGGCTTCATTCTGGGTATTGGTTTGCTGCTTGCAAGCACAGGCTCTATGCAATATGACGTCATCTTTTCGCAGAACGCTGCATTAGCCGCACAAACATTACCTGGCACTGGCTGGAATCTCTTAACTGTTGCATGTATTTGTTTATTCATTGGTGCAATGGGTAAGTCTGCGCAATTTCCATTGCACGTTTGGCTTCCAGACTCGATGGAAGGTCCAACCCCAATTTCCGCATTGATTCACGCAGCAACTATGGTTACAGCCGGTATCTTCATGGTGTCACGCATGTCACCTTTGTTTGAGCTTTCTGATGTTGCTCTTAGCTTCATCTTGGTGATTGGTTCTATCACGGCACTGTTTATGGGATTCTTGGGAATCGTGCAAAACGATATCAAGCGCGTTGTTGCGTATTCCACGCTTTCACAGTTGGGCTACATGACAGTTGCACTTGGCGTGTCTGCTTACCCAGTTGCAATATTCCATTTAATGACCCATGCATTCTTTAAAGCCTTGTTATTCCTTGCAGCGGGTAGTGTAATTTTGGGTATGCACCATGAGCAGGACATGCGCAAAATGGGTGGTCTGTGGAAATACATGCCAATTACTTGCCTCATGATGCTACTTGGTAACTTAGCCTTAATTGGTACGCCATTCTTCTCAGGCTTCTATTCAAAAGATTCGATTATTGAAGCAGTGGCGGCTAGCCATATTCCGGGATCTGGCTTTGCATACTTTGCGGTGATGGCCAGCGTATTTGTTACGGCCTTGTATTCATTCCGCCTCTATTTCTGGGTATTTCATGGCAAAGCACGTTGGGGTCATGCAGATTCTCATGACCATCACCATGCTCATGCGGAGCAGGGTGATGACCACGCTCACCACGGTTTAGCCCCTGGAGAGAAACCACATGAGTCACCATTGGTCGTCACATTGCCTCTCATTTTATTGGCAATCCCATCAGTGATTATTGGTTTCTATACCATTACTCCGTTGCTGTTCGGAACATACTTTGGCGATTCGATCTTTATTGATCTCGCGCGTCACCCAGTCATGAAAGAGCTCGCAGAAGAATTCCATGGCCCAGTCGCTATGGCTATTCATGCATTTACTTCCCCTGTATTAGGGTTAGTTATATTGGGTGTGCTGACTGCAGCTATCGGCTATTTATGGGCTCCTAGCATGCCTGCTAAGTTTGCTCAGACTTTTGCGCCAGTCAAAAAGCTTTTTGATAACAAGTACTACTTGGACGATTTAAATCAAGCGGTATTTGCCAAAGGTCTTATTTGGATTGGCGGAATTCTATGGCACCGTGGTGATCAAAAGGTCATTGATGGCTTCTTGGTAAATGGGAGTGCTCATACTGTAGGGCGCTTTGCCGGAGTCATTCGCCATTTGCAATCTGGTTATGTTTATCACTATGCCTTCGCAATGATTGCGGGCTTAGCGGTATTACTAGCCTGGGTTTTATATGCTTACCTGCCTTTTGTTCGCTAGGCCTTTGTTATTTAAGTAGCCACTATGATTCTTTCTTACGCCATCTGGACCCCAATCATTTTTGGACTCATTATTTTATTTTATGGGTCTGAGAAGCCATCTGCTGGAGTGCGTTGGCTAGCGCTTGTTGGCTCGATTATCGGATTTATCGCAACTCTGCCATTAGTTATCAATTTTGATATCGCTAATCCTGGTATGCAGTTTGTAGAAAAGATTAGCTGGATTCCTCGTTACGATATTAACTATTACTTAGGTATTGATGGTATTTCAGTGTGGTTCATCGTATTAACCGCTTTCATCAATATTTTTGTTGTAATCGCTGCTTGGGAAGTGATTGATACCAAGGTGTCTCAATACATGGCATCTTTCATGATCCTTTCTGGATTGATGATCGGTGTATTTGCTGCATTAGATGCATTGTTGTTCTATGTGTTCTTTGAGGCAACACTGATTCCGATGTACATCATCATCGGCGTATGGGGTGGACATAACCGTATCTACGCTGCATTTAAGTTCTTCTTATATACCCTGTTGGGATCCTTGCTGACTTTGGTTGCGATGCTGTATCTCTATAACGTCACCAATACCTTTGATATCTTGGCTTGGCAAAATGCACGCCTTGATATTGTTGAGCAAATTTTGTTGTTTGCCGCTTTCTTTATGGCATTTGCTGTCAAAGTGCCGATGTGGCCTTTACACACATGGTTACCAGACGTGCACGTTGAAGCACCAACTGGTGGCTCTGTGGTTTTGGCGGCAATTATGTTGAAGCTTGGTGCATATGGATTTTTGCGCTTCTCATTGCCAATTGCACCAGATGCAAGCCAATATCTAGGGCCCTTTGTTATTTTCCTATCACTAGTTGCGGTGATTTATGTTGGCGCAGTAGCTTTAG is from Polynucleobacter sp. MWH-UH23A and encodes:
- the nuoF gene encoding NADH-quinone oxidoreductase subunit NuoF, with amino-acid sequence MTSLHDRHIKPLILAGLNGNNWRLKDYESRGGYQQLRRLINDKVTPDSIIAELKASSLRGRGGAGFPTGLKWSFMPRQFPGQKYLVCNSDEGEPGTFKDRDIMRYNPHALIEGMIIGAYTMGISAGYNYIHGEIWEVYSRFEEALEEARAAGYLGDKILGSDFSFQLHAAPGWGAYICGEETALLESLEGKKGQPRFKPPFPASFGLYGKPTTINNTETFAAVPFILAIGGQAYLDLGKPNNGGTKIFSVSGDVAHPGNYEIPLGTPFAELLKLAGGMRDGKAIKAVIPGGSSAPVIPGAQMMDLTMDYDCIAKAGSMLGSGAVIVMNETRCMVRALERLSYFYHEESCGQCTPCREGTGWLWRIVHRIEHGLGRPEDLDLLNDVAANIQGRTICALGDAAAMPVRGMLKHYMDEFAYHVEHKRCLDSAKPL
- the nuoG gene encoding NADH-quinone oxidoreductase subunit NuoG, whose translation is MVEIELDGKTVEVPQGSMVMHAANKLGTYVPHFCYHKKLSIAANCRMCLVEVEKAPKPLPACATPVTQGMKVFTHSAKAVEAQRSVMEFLLINHPLDCPICDQGGECQLQDLAVGYGKSNSRYEEEKRVVFHKNVGPLISMQEMSRCIHCTRCVRFGQEVAGVMELGMINRGEHSEITTFVGQTVDSELSGNMIDLCPVGALTSKPFRYEARTWELGRKRSVSPHDSLGANTTVQTKNNKVMRVVALENEAINECWISDRDRFSYEGLNSADRVTTPMVKQGGQWLETDWQSALDYVAHSLKTISSESGTQSIGALAHPISSTEELHLLQKIVRGLGSNQVETRLRQTNIAGAASAPWLGMPVAKLGELDRALIIGSFLRKDQPIIAARLRTAAKRGLQVSRIDAGGDDWLIPANSVVTAPSSWLNSLAEVAQAIAKAKSVSVPAGTPSVTISAAAQKIADSLLSGTNTAVLLGSAATAHPQSSDLHVLGQFIATQTDATLGFLPEGGNAVGASLVNANGAGVDSVLSGERRAVLLMNIEPDADLPNPDKARTALAKSNTVIALTPFKSADLMEVADVILPITPFTETVSTFVNAEGRAQTIQPSVKPLGESRPAWKVLRVLGGLLDLDGFLYNLPEEVLGEALGDNYCTRLNNQSSSNSVSAVAQSSGLERLTDVNIYAGDLIVRRAAALQLTKDAKRGNQVGLGQKLFEELNLKEGDAVRVSQGTASVDMPATLEANLAANTVRVSAGTAASSKLGSMFGPVTVTKA
- the nuoH gene encoding NADH-quinone oxidoreductase subunit NuoH, with amino-acid sequence MENFLDLVTTQGEAIFGSLWPLVWALVRIVIIVLPMFGCVAYLTLWERKLIGWMHIRLGPNRVGPLGLLQPIADALKLLMKEIISPAQASKVLYFIAPVMVIAPAFAAWAVIPFQAKMMLADVNAGLLYIMAISSIGVYGVILAGWSSNSKYPFLGAMRASAQMISYEIAMGFALVTVLLTSGSLNLSAIVESQEHGYFAHMGLNFLSWNWLPLLPMFLIYFISGVAETNRHPFDVVEGESEIVAGHMVEYSGMSFAMFFLAEYANMILIAAVASIMFLGGWLPIVDLPILRDIPGFFWLFGKTFFLLSCVIWLRATLPRYRYDQIMRLGWKIFIPISVFWVVVIGAWVVSPWNIWK
- the nuoI gene encoding NADH-quinone oxidoreductase subunit NuoI — encoded protein: MFKKISQFLDSLMLKDILTGMSITGRYLFKPKITVQYPDEKTPLSNRFRGLHALRRYENGEERCIGCKLCEAVCPAYAITIETAERDDGTRRTTRYDIDLTKCIFCGFCEEACPVDAIVETNIFEYFGDKRGDLYFTKEMLLAVGDKYEKDIAANRAIDAPYR
- a CDS encoding NADH-quinone oxidoreductase subunit J; this translates as MTFDPSTLFAMFFYGFAGLLVISALRVITARNPVHAALFLVLAFFCASGIWMLLKAEFLSLALILVYVGAVMVLFLFVVMMLDLDLEHLRRDFKKFLPIAFLMGAVIVLELSIVIIRSFIGTNAPVQLMPEEVMASNTQALGMLIFGDYVYAFEVAGVILLVAIIAAVALTLRNRKDSKSQNIHDQVNVVAADRMKIVKMDADMNAKQDARGEKK
- the nuoK gene encoding NADH-quinone oxidoreductase subunit NuoK, which codes for MTITLAHYLVLSAILFATSVIGIFLNRKNVIVLLMAIELMLLSVNMNFVAFSHYLGDMAGQVFVFFILTVAAAEAAIGLAILVVLFRKVDTINAEDLDHLKG
- the nuoL gene encoding NADH-quinone oxidoreductase subunit L produces the protein MQLTLTIPVLCAIPLAPLFGSMIAGFFGTKLGGNRIGHGACQFVTILGVAIAFALSCNVLAQVMDGFYFNGTVYHWMQLGELNLDIGFLIDPLTATMMCVVTFVSLMVHVYTIGYMHGEEGYNRFFSYISLFTFAMLMLVMSNNLLQLFFGWEAVGVVSYLLIGFYFERQSAVFANMKAFLVNRVGDFGFILGIGLLLASTGSMQYDVIFSQNAALAAQTLPGTGWNLLTVACICLFIGAMGKSAQFPLHVWLPDSMEGPTPISALIHAATMVTAGIFMVSRMSPLFELSDVALSFILVIGSITALFMGFLGIVQNDIKRVVAYSTLSQLGYMTVALGVSAYPVAIFHLMTHAFFKALLFLAAGSVILGMHHEQDMRKMGGLWKYMPITCLMMLLGNLALIGTPFFSGFYSKDSIIEAVAASHIPGSGFAYFAVMASVFVTALYSFRLYFWVFHGKARWGHADSHDHHHAHAEQGDDHAHHGLAPGEKPHESPLVVTLPLILLAIPSVIIGFYTITPLLFGTYFGDSIFIDLARHPVMKELAEEFHGPVAMAIHAFTSPVLGLVILGVLTAAIGYLWAPSMPAKFAQTFAPVKKLFDNKYYLDDLNQAVFAKGLIWIGGILWHRGDQKVIDGFLVNGSAHTVGRFAGVIRHLQSGYVYHYAFAMIAGLAVLLAWVLYAYLPFVR
- a CDS encoding NADH-quinone oxidoreductase subunit M gives rise to the protein MILSYAIWTPIIFGLIILFYGSEKPSAGVRWLALVGSIIGFIATLPLVINFDIANPGMQFVEKISWIPRYDINYYLGIDGISVWFIVLTAFINIFVVIAAWEVIDTKVSQYMASFMILSGLMIGVFAALDALLFYVFFEATLIPMYIIIGVWGGHNRIYAAFKFFLYTLLGSLLTLVAMLYLYNVTNTFDILAWQNARLDIVEQILLFAAFFMAFAVKVPMWPLHTWLPDVHVEAPTGGSVVLAAIMLKLGAYGFLRFSLPIAPDASQYLGPFVIFLSLVAVIYVGAVALVQKDMKKLVAYSSVAHMGFVTLGFFLFSPLGIEGGIVQMISHGFVAGAMFLSIGVLYDRMHTRQIADYGGVVHRMPAFTAFAVLMAMANCGLPATSGFVGEFMVILAAVDYDFVIGILAATALILGAAYSLWMVKRVFFGAVHNAHVEELKDLNAREYFMMTVLTICVIGMGVYPKPFTDIIHPAVINLLQHVAVSKL